A window of Hymenobacter aerilatus contains these coding sequences:
- a CDS encoding M48 family metallopeptidase: MATALYPASTTQLPTDFTASSSNYRLMVGATLLSIVLFLAIYIALLVGAGYLLYWVATMPFGGHGTWPFLLHLGAVVAAAMLLVFLLKFVFKSNQTDHNNHLRLVPEAHPQLLAFIEQLCADTGAPRPKHIYLSSEVNAAVFYERPLLSLIWPVRKNLLIGAGLVNALTLSEFKATLAHEFGHFAQSSMRLGSYVYSANLLLHDIVYGRDKWDEMLDRWRRLDIRVSAVAWGLTALVWLVRKVLELAYQGVNLVHARLSREMEFQADRVAVRVAGSAALVNTLYQVNRAQAAYQLALAQLGTALEHSLVTDDVFYHQTLRLQDDQTVPATFRASTTSTTPTEFLFKADEVTLKADMYASHPADYLREQHAYATFVSAPADDRSPWLLFTQPDDVRRLVTAKLYQNSAVNGSTPPVAASEVEAFLSAETSGMTYHTDYAEVYDHRLIADVPLSKAQELATELPSGLPLLAQRTSLYGPDLQERMAAFKTRQQDLEKLALFTSKQTRDTTFTVAGTSYPAQQADIITQQLVQQNHAHTLWVEEFDERSAALHWHLLEALPTLRAEWQARYELQLHLRNGFITTRNSLRDLHVQIQEIIKLGELTAKQRKLYITQFGQLEESVSLVLKASQITTLLPLSHLEAFATIGSYVLQDMPLPTTVVLDDTWLNTFANLLDTTMERYRRLYFKNLGVVLRLQEQAAAEYATLYATAPEALTA; encoded by the coding sequence ATGGCTACTGCGCTTTACCCCGCCAGCACCACCCAACTGCCTACCGATTTCACGGCTTCCTCCTCCAACTACCGCCTGATGGTGGGCGCCACATTGCTCAGCATTGTGCTATTCCTGGCTATCTATATTGCGCTGCTAGTAGGGGCCGGCTACCTGCTCTATTGGGTAGCAACGATGCCTTTTGGTGGTCACGGCACTTGGCCTTTTTTGCTGCACCTAGGTGCGGTGGTGGCGGCCGCTATGCTGCTGGTTTTCCTGCTGAAGTTCGTTTTCAAAAGCAATCAAACTGACCACAACAATCACTTGCGGTTGGTGCCGGAGGCTCACCCGCAGCTGCTGGCCTTCATCGAGCAGCTTTGCGCCGATACTGGTGCGCCCCGTCCCAAACACATCTACCTATCGTCTGAGGTGAATGCGGCGGTGTTCTACGAGCGGCCCTTGCTGAGCCTGATTTGGCCCGTGCGCAAAAATCTGCTTATCGGTGCGGGGTTGGTAAATGCCCTCACGCTGTCAGAATTTAAGGCTACGCTGGCACACGAGTTTGGCCACTTCGCCCAGAGCAGCATGCGCTTAGGCAGCTATGTATACTCGGCCAACTTGCTGCTGCACGACATCGTGTATGGGCGTGACAAGTGGGATGAGATGCTGGACCGCTGGCGCCGCTTAGATATTCGCGTATCAGCCGTGGCGTGGGGTCTCACGGCGCTGGTGTGGCTGGTGCGCAAGGTGCTGGAGCTGGCCTACCAGGGCGTGAACCTAGTGCATGCTCGCCTGTCGCGGGAGATGGAGTTTCAGGCCGACCGCGTGGCGGTGCGGGTAGCGGGCTCAGCGGCCCTTGTCAATACACTATATCAGGTAAACCGCGCACAGGCTGCTTATCAGCTGGCGCTGGCGCAACTGGGTACTGCCTTGGAACACAGCCTGGTGACCGACGACGTATTTTATCATCAAACGCTACGCCTGCAAGACGACCAGACCGTTCCTGCTACCTTCCGGGCTAGTACGACCTCCACAACTCCAACTGAGTTTCTGTTTAAGGCGGATGAAGTGACGCTGAAGGCGGACATGTACGCGAGCCACCCAGCCGATTACTTACGCGAGCAGCACGCCTACGCCACTTTCGTCTCAGCTCCGGCCGACGACCGTTCGCCCTGGCTGCTGTTCACTCAACCCGACGATGTGCGGCGACTGGTGACAGCCAAGCTCTACCAAAACTCTGCTGTGAATGGCAGCACACCACCCGTAGCTGCTTCCGAGGTGGAAGCCTTCCTGTCGGCCGAAACCTCTGGCATGACCTACCACACCGATTACGCCGAGGTATACGACCACCGCCTGATAGCAGACGTGCCGCTATCAAAGGCGCAGGAACTAGCCACCGAGTTACCTAGCGGCCTACCCTTGCTGGCACAGCGCACCTCCCTCTACGGGCCGGATCTACAAGAGCGCATGGCCGCCTTCAAGACCCGGCAGCAGGACCTGGAAAAGCTAGCATTATTCACCAGCAAGCAAACACGCGACACCACTTTCACCGTAGCGGGCACCTCCTACCCTGCCCAGCAGGCCGATATCATAACTCAGCAACTGGTGCAGCAAAACCACGCGCACACGCTCTGGGTTGAGGAATTTGACGAGCGCTCGGCGGCCTTGCACTGGCATCTTCTAGAGGCCCTACCCACGCTACGCGCTGAGTGGCAAGCACGCTACGAACTGCAACTTCACTTACGAAACGGTTTTATAACCACTCGCAATTCCTTGCGTGACTTGCACGTCCAGATACAGGAAATCATCAAGCTTGGTGAGTTGACGGCGAAACAACGGAAGCTATACATTACACAGTTTGGCCAGTTGGAGGAAAGCGTATCTCTTGTATTAAAAGCCAGCCAAATCACCACCTTGCTTCCCCTAAGCCACCTCGAAGCCTTTGCCACTATAGGGTCTTACGTGCTGCAAGACATGCCCCTACCTACTACCGTCGTGCTCGATGATACGTGGTTGAACACGTTTGCCAATCTGCTCGACACGACAATGGAGCGCTACCGTCGGCTGTATTTCAAGAATCTGGGCGTGGTGTTGCGGTTGCAGGAACAAGCCGCAGCTGAGTATGCCACGCTGTACGCCACAGCCCCGGAAGCCCTAACTGCCTAA